The following coding sequences lie in one Kribbella sp. NBC_00709 genomic window:
- a CDS encoding UDP-glucose dehydrogenase family protein: protein MSEATSRPLRIAVIGTNYLGANTAAGMAEFGFDVIGVEIDEHRLKLLNDGKAPLYEPGLDPLLKKHVDSGRLRFTKDYREIGDWADVHFICVGTPQLEGSEAADLAQVHSVVDMLAPLLTKPALVVGRSTVPVGTSKIVEARFHAEAPAGTAVEIAWQPEFLREAHGVDDTLHPDRLVFGVQSEAAETRLREVFATPIGEGTPVVVCNLPTAELVKGGANAFLATKISFINALAEMAEATGADVTLLADALGYDKRIGRGMLNAGPGYGGGCLPKDLRAFMHRAGELGVEEVITFLREVDDINQRRRAGIVDITHEMLGGDWVGKNVTVLGAAFKAGTDDVRDSPALDVAGRIQLHGANVTVYDPEAMENARRVRPTLRYAPTAAEACRDAHAVLHLTEWPEFRELDPAALRGLVAHPVVIDARLNLNADAWRAAGWTYRAPGRP from the coding sequence ATGAGTGAAGCGACCTCCCGCCCCCTGCGGATCGCCGTGATCGGCACCAACTACCTCGGCGCGAACACCGCTGCCGGGATGGCCGAGTTCGGCTTCGACGTGATCGGGGTCGAGATCGACGAGCACCGGCTGAAGCTGCTGAACGACGGCAAGGCTCCGCTGTACGAACCCGGTCTGGACCCGCTGCTGAAGAAGCACGTGGACTCCGGCCGGCTGCGGTTCACCAAGGACTACCGCGAGATCGGCGACTGGGCCGACGTGCACTTCATCTGCGTCGGCACGCCGCAGCTCGAGGGCAGCGAGGCGGCCGACCTGGCCCAGGTGCACTCGGTCGTCGACATGCTCGCCCCGCTGCTGACCAAGCCGGCGCTGGTCGTCGGCCGCTCCACGGTCCCGGTCGGTACGTCGAAGATCGTCGAGGCCCGCTTCCACGCCGAAGCCCCGGCCGGTACGGCGGTGGAGATCGCCTGGCAGCCCGAGTTCCTCCGCGAGGCGCACGGCGTGGACGACACGCTGCACCCGGACCGGCTGGTCTTCGGCGTCCAGTCCGAGGCCGCGGAGACCCGGCTGCGCGAGGTGTTCGCCACCCCGATCGGCGAGGGTACGCCGGTCGTCGTGTGCAACCTGCCGACCGCGGAGCTGGTGAAGGGCGGCGCGAACGCCTTCCTGGCCACGAAGATCTCGTTCATCAACGCGCTCGCCGAGATGGCCGAGGCGACCGGCGCCGACGTGACGCTGCTGGCCGACGCGCTCGGCTACGACAAGCGGATCGGCCGCGGCATGCTGAACGCCGGCCCCGGGTACGGCGGCGGCTGCCTGCCGAAGGACCTGCGCGCGTTCATGCACCGGGCCGGCGAGCTCGGTGTCGAAGAGGTCATCACGTTCCTGCGTGAGGTCGACGACATCAACCAGCGCCGCCGTGCCGGGATCGTTGACATCACCCACGAGATGCTCGGCGGCGACTGGGTCGGCAAGAACGTCACCGTGCTCGGCGCCGCGTTCAAGGCCGGTACGGACGATGTTCGCGACTCGCCCGCGCTCGACGTGGCCGGCCGGATCCAGCTGCACGGCGCGAACGTCACCGTCTACGACCCGGAAGCGATGGAGAACGCCCGCCGGGTCCGCCCGACGCTGCGCTACGCCCCCACCGCGGCCGAGGCTTGCCGCGACGCCCACGCCGTACTGCATCTCACCGAGTGGCCCGAGTTCCGCGAGCTCGATCCCGCCGCCCTGAGAGGGCTCGTCGCCCACCCGGTCGTCATCGACGCCCGCCTCAACCTGAACGCCGACGCCTGGCGCGCAGCTGGCTGGACCTACCGGGCGCCGGGCCGGCCCTAG
- a CDS encoding GtrA family protein: MKLVTTLYRQFQHLVHEVAKFGLVGLLGLVVDLPIYNWLVFNNPLVLADSGEGMLHHKPLTAKLISTTVATVVTYFGNRYWTWRHRERSGLHREYVLFFVLNGIGLLIAAGCLAFSRYVLDLHTWLSDNIAANFIGLGLGTLFRFWSYRKFVFKEELELDEAEHAPAPDSPAALDDSTGDLPAVR; this comes from the coding sequence TTGAAGCTCGTCACCACGCTGTACCGCCAGTTCCAGCACCTGGTGCACGAAGTGGCCAAGTTCGGTCTGGTCGGTCTGCTCGGTCTGGTCGTCGACCTGCCGATCTACAACTGGCTCGTGTTCAACAACCCGCTGGTCCTCGCGGACTCGGGCGAGGGCATGCTGCACCACAAGCCGCTGACCGCGAAGCTGATCTCGACCACGGTCGCGACCGTCGTGACGTACTTCGGCAACCGGTACTGGACGTGGCGCCACCGCGAGCGCAGCGGCCTGCACCGTGAGTACGTGCTGTTCTTCGTGCTGAACGGGATCGGTCTGCTGATCGCCGCCGGCTGCCTGGCCTTCTCGCGGTATGTGCTGGATCTGCACACCTGGCTGTCCGACAACATCGCCGCGAACTTCATCGGCCTCGGACTCGGCACCCTGTTCCGCTTCTGGTCGTACCGCAAGTTCGTCTTCAAGGAAGAGCTCGAGCTCGACGAGGCCGAGCACGCCCCGGCGCCGGATTCCCCGGCCGCACTCGACGACTCGACCGGAGATCTGCCGGCTGTCCGCTGA
- a CDS encoding GAF and ANTAR domain-containing protein: MHGSIADPFKSATGVVTGRDYRTAAALATLTGDLYLAPNLDTLLAQAVRFVSVAITCDCAAVVLWPSHGAERWLVAGSDPRAVRAEYLQRTPGDGSRRSRSQPVTVDDTPADVSTELGLHRVMSSVIRARHRDIGVLDIYAGRRDAFRMPEQAVAGALATHIAVAVSTVTTADTLIGAIDAHTTIGQATGILMERLDVGADEALALLRRQSQDHNVKLRSVAADLVSGTAVPGDRRCRRPISPADREAGGEAGGQRVASIGTVGAATS, from the coding sequence ATGCATGGATCGATCGCCGATCCGTTCAAGTCTGCGACCGGCGTCGTGACCGGCCGTGACTACCGGACCGCGGCCGCGCTGGCCACGCTGACCGGCGATCTCTACCTGGCGCCGAATCTCGACACATTGCTGGCGCAGGCTGTTCGATTCGTGTCCGTCGCCATCACCTGCGACTGCGCTGCCGTCGTGCTCTGGCCGAGCCACGGTGCGGAGCGATGGCTGGTCGCCGGTTCGGACCCGCGGGCTGTCCGAGCGGAGTACCTCCAGCGGACACCTGGCGACGGCTCGCGCAGGTCGAGGTCCCAGCCGGTGACGGTCGATGACACCCCTGCCGATGTTTCGACGGAGTTGGGGCTTCATCGCGTGATGAGCAGCGTCATCCGGGCCCGGCATCGCGACATCGGAGTACTCGACATCTACGCCGGCAGGCGCGACGCGTTCCGGATGCCGGAGCAGGCCGTGGCCGGGGCCTTGGCCACGCATATCGCGGTCGCGGTCAGCACGGTGACAACGGCTGACACGCTGATCGGCGCGATCGATGCCCACACCACGATCGGGCAGGCGACAGGCATCTTGATGGAGCGCCTCGATGTCGGGGCCGATGAGGCCCTGGCGCTGTTGCGGCGCCAGTCGCAGGACCACAACGTCAAGCTGCGGAGCGTTGCGGCGGACCTGGTGTCGGGCACCGCCGTTCCCGGCGATCGTCGCTGCCGCCGGCCCATCAGCCCGGCTGATCGGGAGGCCGGCGGTGAGGCCGGTGGACAACGGGTCGCTTCGATCGGCACAGTGGGGGCCGCGACGTCATGA
- the purE gene encoding 5-(carboxyamino)imidazole ribonucleotide mutase: protein MIGIVMGSDSDWPTMKAAAEVCDEFDVPFEADVISAHRMPVEMIDYGRSAHERGLKVLIAGAGGAAHLPGMLASVTPLPVIGVPVPLKYLDGMDSLLSIVQMPAGVPVATVSIGNARNAGLLAVRILAASDEKLRDRMIAFQESLAEVARGKGSTVRDGAAELRKG, encoded by the coding sequence ATGATCGGCATTGTGATGGGGTCGGACAGCGACTGGCCGACGATGAAGGCCGCGGCCGAGGTGTGTGACGAATTCGACGTGCCCTTTGAGGCAGACGTCATCTCCGCGCACCGGATGCCGGTCGAGATGATCGATTACGGACGGTCAGCGCACGAGCGGGGCCTGAAGGTGCTGATCGCCGGTGCCGGCGGGGCCGCGCACCTGCCCGGCATGCTCGCGTCGGTGACACCGTTGCCCGTGATCGGCGTACCGGTTCCGCTCAAATATCTCGACGGAATGGACTCTTTGCTATCGATCGTCCAGATGCCGGCCGGTGTCCCGGTTGCAACGGTGTCAATCGGGAACGCTCGGAATGCGGGGCTGCTGGCGGTGCGGATCCTGGCCGCGTCCGACGAGAAGTTGCGGGACCGGATGATCGCGTTCCAGGAATCTCTCGCCGAAGTGGCACGGGGCAAGGGGAGCACTGTGCGTGACGGGGCGGCAGAGTTGCGTAAAGGCTGA
- a CDS encoding acyl-CoA dehydrogenase family protein, with protein sequence MSNSFELYALSEEHQAIRDAVRDVCDAKVAPHAGDVDELAEFPKASYDALKASDFHAPHIPEQYGGAGADALATVIVIEEVARACASTSLIPAVNKLGSLPLLLSASDEVKQRYLPPVAAGDAMFSYCLSEPEAGSDAVSMKTRAVLDGDSYVVNGVKRWITNAGVSDFYTVFAVTDPDARSRGISAFVVEKSDEGVSFGAPEKKLGIKGSPTREVYFDNVRIPASRMIGPEGTGFATAMATLDHTRVTIAAQALGIAQGALDYALGYVKERKQFGKAIAEFQGLQFMLADMGMKIEAARQLTYAAAARSERGDADLTYFGAAAKCFASDVAMAVTTDAVQLLGGYGYTHDYPVERMMRDAKITQIYEGTNQVQRIVMARQLLKGLG encoded by the coding sequence GTGAGTAACTCATTCGAGCTGTACGCGCTGTCCGAGGAGCACCAGGCAATCCGGGACGCTGTCCGGGACGTCTGCGATGCCAAGGTCGCCCCGCACGCCGGGGACGTGGACGAGCTGGCCGAGTTCCCCAAGGCGTCGTACGACGCGCTGAAGGCCTCGGACTTCCACGCGCCGCACATCCCGGAGCAGTACGGCGGTGCCGGTGCGGACGCGCTCGCGACGGTGATCGTGATCGAGGAGGTCGCCCGCGCCTGCGCCTCGACCTCGCTGATCCCGGCCGTGAACAAGCTCGGCTCGCTGCCGCTGCTGCTGTCCGCCTCCGACGAGGTGAAGCAGCGCTACCTGCCGCCGGTCGCCGCGGGCGACGCGATGTTCTCGTACTGCCTGTCCGAGCCGGAGGCCGGCTCGGACGCTGTCTCGATGAAGACGCGGGCGGTGCTCGACGGGGACTCGTACGTCGTGAACGGCGTGAAGCGGTGGATCACCAACGCCGGGGTCTCGGACTTCTACACGGTCTTCGCGGTGACGGATCCGGACGCGCGATCTCGTGGGATCTCGGCCTTCGTGGTCGAGAAGTCCGACGAGGGCGTCTCGTTCGGCGCGCCGGAGAAGAAGCTCGGCATCAAGGGCTCACCGACCCGCGAGGTGTACTTCGACAACGTGCGGATCCCCGCTTCCCGGATGATCGGTCCGGAAGGCACGGGGTTCGCGACCGCGATGGCGACGCTGGACCACACCCGGGTGACGATCGCGGCGCAGGCGCTCGGGATCGCGCAGGGGGCGCTCGACTACGCGCTCGGGTACGTGAAGGAGCGCAAGCAGTTCGGCAAGGCGATCGCGGAGTTCCAGGGCCTGCAGTTCATGCTCGCCGACATGGGCATGAAGATCGAGGCGGCCCGTCAGCTCACGTACGCCGCAGCCGCCCGCTCCGAGCGGGGTGACGCCGACCTCACGTACTTCGGCGCCGCGGCCAAGTGCTTCGCCTCCGACGTGGCGATGGCCGTCACGACCGACGCAGTACAGCTGCTCGGCGGCTACGGCTACACCCACGACTACCCGGTCGAACGCATGATGCGCGACGCCAAGATCACCCAGATCTACGAAGGCACCAACCAGGTCCAGCGCATCGTCATGGCCCGCCAACTCCTCAAGGGCCTCGGCTAG
- a CDS encoding MFS transporter: MTPPTDSDTQRIPVRYWIWLFGAAVSLLGDLTMTFAIGWSASQHGGRVAGLILLLAAAPRAALLLVGGALGDRFGAPRVLLVSCTAMFLVTLALVPATIAFDEPIWLLVILALVVGVIDAFFLPSSRAMPRLLVPQEQVPRALASFQVTGVVFAVSGTAVGGVLVSWAGLTAAGGFDALTFGVMIVVLILLRKMIAPPARMPSGMLRSIGAGIKVAFSRPLTRALLLTMTVAAGLLMPLDALLFPLLARSHGWNAATAGLLVASRSLGVGVIALRILMRGAFPRPGMFAAFGLLVAAAGLLGLSLFEPLPLTFAAGVLSGIGVGTFTGHVLPLLMNSVEREFQSRLQSIVVLAQSLAVVIMNPVLGGLSDVSSVGITGVCLGISVAAALTGCVMLTRPVLRAATVV, translated from the coding sequence GTGACTCCGCCCACTGATTCGGATACGCAGCGCATACCGGTCCGTTATTGGATCTGGTTGTTCGGCGCCGCCGTATCTCTGCTCGGCGATCTGACGATGACGTTCGCCATCGGATGGTCGGCCAGCCAGCACGGCGGCCGTGTCGCCGGGCTCATCCTGCTCCTGGCCGCCGCCCCGCGGGCCGCGCTGCTGCTCGTCGGCGGCGCGCTCGGCGACCGGTTCGGCGCTCCGCGAGTGCTGCTGGTGAGTTGTACAGCGATGTTCCTGGTGACGTTGGCGCTCGTGCCCGCCACTATCGCGTTCGACGAGCCGATCTGGCTGCTGGTGATCCTGGCGCTGGTGGTCGGCGTGATCGATGCGTTCTTCCTCCCGTCGTCCCGCGCGATGCCCCGCCTGCTGGTCCCGCAGGAGCAGGTCCCGCGCGCGCTGGCGAGCTTCCAGGTGACGGGCGTCGTGTTCGCCGTCAGCGGTACCGCGGTCGGCGGCGTCCTGGTCAGCTGGGCGGGCCTCACGGCAGCCGGCGGCTTCGACGCCCTGACCTTCGGCGTGATGATCGTCGTACTCATCCTGCTGCGGAAGATGATCGCACCGCCGGCGAGAATGCCGTCGGGAATGCTGCGGTCGATCGGGGCCGGCATCAAGGTCGCCTTCAGTCGACCGCTGACGCGCGCACTGCTGTTGACGATGACAGTCGCGGCTGGTCTGCTGATGCCTCTTGATGCGTTGCTGTTCCCGCTGCTGGCTCGCTCGCACGGATGGAACGCCGCGACCGCCGGTCTGCTCGTTGCCAGCCGCAGTCTCGGAGTGGGTGTCATTGCCCTGCGCATCTTGATGCGCGGAGCCTTTCCCCGGCCCGGCATGTTCGCCGCGTTCGGTCTACTGGTGGCGGCGGCCGGTCTCCTCGGGCTCTCGCTCTTCGAGCCGTTGCCGCTGACCTTCGCCGCCGGCGTGCTGAGCGGGATCGGCGTGGGCACCTTTACAGGTCACGTGCTGCCGCTGCTGATGAACTCGGTGGAGCGTGAGTTCCAGTCCCGCCTGCAGTCCATCGTCGTGCTGGCCCAGAGCCTCGCCGTGGTGATCATGAACCCGGTGCTCGGCGGCCTGTCCGATGTGAGCAGTGTGGGCATCACCGGTGTCTGCCTGGGCATCTCGGTGGCCGCAGCCCTCACCGGCTGTGTCATGCTCACCCGTCCCGTGCTGCGGGCAGCGACCGTCGTCTAG
- a CDS encoding 5-(carboxyamino)imidazole ribonucleotide synthase, whose product MKFDRNDLPVGTPVVGMVGGGQLARMTQETAVALGIQLRVLAEGPAVSAAQAVADAPVGDYKDLETVRRFAAECDVVTFDHEHVPTEILHALEEDGLKVRPGPDALVHAQDKAVMRARLDTFDAPSPAHQLVATPAEVEDFAKRVGGFPIILKTTRGGYDGKGVWFVDGPDDEDVATAFASGVPILAEEKVDFVRELSAIVARSPHGQAVAYPIVESVQKNGICVEVTAPAPGLAPERAAQAQQTALRIAGELGVVGVLAVEMFEARDGRLLVNELAMRPHNTGHWSIDGAVTSQFENHLRAVLDLPLGSPAARAPYTVMVNVLGGDVEDMHRGLLHCMARDPGLKVHFYGKSVKPGRKIGHVTAYGDDLEQTRERARHAAAYLTGTIDE is encoded by the coding sequence GTGAAGTTCGATCGAAATGACCTCCCCGTCGGCACGCCGGTCGTCGGCATGGTCGGCGGCGGCCAATTGGCCCGGATGACGCAGGAAACAGCCGTCGCGCTCGGCATCCAGCTCCGCGTGCTCGCCGAAGGTCCCGCGGTGTCCGCCGCGCAGGCCGTTGCGGACGCGCCGGTCGGTGACTACAAGGACCTCGAGACGGTACGGCGGTTCGCTGCCGAGTGCGACGTGGTGACGTTCGACCACGAGCACGTGCCGACCGAGATCCTGCACGCCCTCGAGGAAGACGGCCTGAAGGTCCGCCCCGGCCCGGACGCGCTCGTGCACGCCCAGGACAAGGCCGTGATGCGCGCCCGGCTCGACACCTTCGACGCGCCGTCGCCGGCGCACCAGCTGGTCGCGACACCGGCCGAGGTCGAGGACTTCGCCAAGCGGGTCGGCGGGTTCCCGATCATCCTCAAGACCACCCGCGGCGGGTACGACGGCAAGGGCGTCTGGTTCGTCGACGGGCCGGACGACGAGGACGTCGCGACCGCCTTCGCGAGCGGCGTACCGATCCTGGCCGAGGAGAAGGTGGACTTCGTCCGGGAGCTGTCCGCGATCGTGGCCCGCTCGCCGCACGGGCAAGCGGTCGCGTACCCGATCGTCGAGTCTGTGCAGAAGAACGGCATCTGTGTCGAGGTCACCGCGCCCGCGCCCGGTCTGGCGCCGGAGAGGGCTGCGCAGGCACAGCAGACCGCGCTGCGGATCGCCGGTGAGCTCGGCGTGGTCGGCGTACTCGCGGTGGAGATGTTCGAGGCCCGCGACGGACGGCTGCTCGTCAACGAGCTGGCAATGCGTCCGCACAACACCGGCCACTGGTCGATCGACGGCGCGGTGACGTCCCAGTTCGAGAACCACCTGCGCGCCGTGCTCGATCTGCCACTTGGATCGCCGGCCGCGCGAGCGCCGTACACCGTGATGGTCAACGTGCTCGGCGGGGACGTCGAGGACATGCACCGCGGCCTGCTGCACTGCATGGCCCGCGACCCGGGCCTGAAGGTCCACTTCTACGGGAAGTCGGTGAAGCCGGGCCGCAAGATCGGCCACGTCACGGCGTACGGCGACGACCTCGAACAGACCCGCGAACGCGCCCGGCACGCGGCCGCGTACCTGACCGGAACCATCGACGAATAG
- a CDS encoding acyl-CoA desaturase → MTSTADPAAAPPGEFQPAGGKIERGLIWVFIVVPTLALLPGVFFAWGGWIGWRDIVLLVVFYVLTTTGIGVGYHRGFTHGAFKCKRGLQVALAIAGSMALEGPVVRWVADHRKHHKYADRDGDPHSPWRYGTSAWAVTKGFVFAHVGWVLWGEERADPKRYAPDLLNDRDIASISQHFRQLAAISLLAPALIGGLWDRSWHGAATGFFWGTLVRIALMHHVTFSINSICHVTGRKPFAARDRSGNVWWLALLSQGESWHNLHHADPTCARHGVLRGQIDINAWLIRCFERFGWAYDVKWPDHERLKKKRTALA, encoded by the coding sequence GTGACTTCAACTGCAGACCCCGCCGCCGCGCCTCCGGGCGAGTTCCAGCCGGCCGGTGGCAAGATCGAGCGCGGGCTGATCTGGGTGTTCATCGTGGTGCCTACTCTCGCGCTGCTGCCAGGGGTCTTCTTCGCCTGGGGTGGCTGGATCGGCTGGCGGGACATCGTGCTCCTCGTCGTGTTCTACGTGCTCACCACCACCGGCATCGGCGTCGGCTATCACCGGGGCTTCACCCACGGCGCTTTCAAGTGCAAGCGCGGCCTGCAGGTCGCGCTTGCGATCGCAGGCAGCATGGCACTCGAAGGTCCCGTCGTCCGCTGGGTGGCCGACCACCGCAAACACCACAAGTACGCCGACCGGGACGGCGATCCGCATTCGCCGTGGCGCTACGGCACCAGTGCCTGGGCAGTGACCAAAGGGTTTGTGTTCGCCCATGTCGGGTGGGTGCTCTGGGGAGAGGAGCGCGCCGACCCGAAGCGCTACGCTCCGGACCTCCTGAACGACCGCGACATCGCATCGATTTCACAGCATTTCCGTCAGTTGGCGGCGATATCCCTGCTGGCGCCCGCGCTCATCGGTGGGTTGTGGGACAGGTCCTGGCACGGTGCCGCGACCGGATTCTTCTGGGGCACGCTGGTCCGCATCGCTCTGATGCACCACGTCACGTTCTCGATCAACTCCATCTGCCATGTCACCGGCCGGAAGCCGTTCGCCGCCCGCGATCGGTCCGGCAACGTGTGGTGGCTCGCACTGCTGAGTCAGGGCGAGTCGTGGCACAACCTTCACCACGCCGACCCCACCTGCGCACGGCACGGTGTGCTCAGGGGGCAGATCGACATCAACGCCTGGCTGATCAGGTGCTTCGAACGGTTCGGCTGGGCGTACGACGTGAAATGGCCTGATCACGAACGCTTGAAGAAGAAGCGCACTGCTCTCGCTTGA